The region GGAAAAGAAAAAATGGCACGCATTATTGTCGTCACGTCAGGAAAAGGCGGTGTAGGTAAAACCACCTCTAGCGCAGCGATCGCGTCGGGTTTAGCATTGAAAGGCAAAAAGACGGCGGTGATCGATTTCGATATCGGCCTACGTAATCTTGACCTGATCATGGGCTGTGAACGACGCGTTGTTTACGATTTCGTTAACGTAATCAATGGTGAAGCAACCCTAAACCAAGCGCTTATCAAAGATAAACGCAACGAAAATCTCTACATCCTGCCAGCTTCACAAACTCGTGATAAAGACGCTCTTACCAAGGATGGCGTTAAACGTGTTTTAGACCAGTTGGACACCATGGGTTTTGATTTCATTATCTGTGACTCACCAGCGGGTATCGAGCAAGGTGCATTGATGGCACTCTACTTCGCCGATGAAGCGATTGTGACCACCAACCCTGAAGTCTCTTCTGTCCGTGACTCTGACCGTATTCTTGGCATCCTAGATTCGAAATCATTGCGCGCGGAAGAAGGCAAAGAGCCGGTAAAACAGCACCTGCTGTTAACTCGTTACAACCCTGCTCGTGTTAACCAAGGCGAAATGCTGAGCGTCAACGACGTCGAAGAGATCCTACACATTCCTCTACTCGGTGTGATTCCAGAAAGCCAAGCGGTATTGAATGCATCAAACAAAGGTATCCCTGTTATTTTTGACGATGAGTCAGATGCAGGCCAAGCTTATGATGACACCGTGGAACGTTTACTCGGTCAGGAGATCGAATTCCGTTTTCTGACTGAACCTAAGAAAGGAATTTTTAAACGACTGTTTGGAGGCTAATGACGTATGTCACTACTTGAATTTTTCCGTCCACCGAAAAAAACAACGGCCAGCTTAGCCAAAGAGCGTTTACAAATTATTGTGGCTGAACGTCGTAGTGGGAGCGATCCTGCGCCGACTTACCTACCACAATTAAAAGAAGACATTCTGAAAGTGATCGCCAAATACGTTGCGATTGACCCAGAAATGGTTGAGTTGACCTTCGATCACAAAGATGACGATATCTCGGTGTTGGAACTCAATGTCAAACTACCTGAAGAAGAACGCTAAACTCCGTTTCTTAGTTAAGTAAAAATGCCAGTCAGTGACTGGCATTTTTTATGGTTACCGTTTCAGCCACTTAGCTAAAATAGTGCTCAGCAATGTATTGCTCAAACTCATCGCACATGGTTTCCATCGATTCCACGTTCGAAGCCAACTCTTTCGCCCCATCCACAACACGAATGGTCGCGTTCAAATCAGCAGGAGCAGACTGCTCTCGAGTTGCCAATGCGGCGATTTTTTTCTGTTGCACTTGCCATGCTTCTGCAACGGAAAGGTTACAGGTATCCGCTAAGTATTTAGCGTTAAAGCCTTCACCCGTCAGTGCGACGATGGTGTCGTTGTGAGATAGGCTATTACCACGACGCCAGTAGTGTTCAGCCAGCAAAGGACCAATTTCTGGGTTATCGGTGAGATAACCAAAACGCTGCAGGAAGTAAGCACGAGTTTGGTACACCGCCATATGCGCCAGCAAGTAACCATGATAAGCACACGCTGATTCATCAGAGAGCAGATGAGGAATCGCCATCAACGGACGCGGACTGCACGCCAAACCGAGAATTTTTTGTTCACATTCACGGGCTAATGCGGTTGCACGTTCAGGTGTTAACTCATCGTCACTCAGTTGATACAGCGCACGTTCAAAGTAAGGCACCACTAAGATGCTGCGCTCTTCATACGCTTTAAACGGCTGGCGACTTTGAATCATCGCTTGAATCACTTCGTCTGGTACTGGGGTGCCATTCACATCCAATGCGTAGGTTTTTAGCCAATCTGCATCGGTCAATAAGCTGTCGCAGAACATGGATTGAGTTTCAGCGTAAGCCATTGACGTCGGTGCAAACTCTTGAGAAAAACATGGCGCATTCAATTTCACGTTGGCAAAGTGCGCAGCATGGCCACCTTCATGGAACAAGGTGTTGATACCGTCGTAGCCACTACCCACTTGGTCTGGTTTAGCGTTACTGGTGAAATTCACCTTTGCCGCTACCCATTGGTCTTGGTCATAAAATGATGGAATTGGACCATGGCAGAAACCGTTAGGGTATTTACCTTTACGATCAAGAAGATCCAGTGTCAGTTCTGCACCAGAATAATCAATGTGTAAACGACCAAACGATTCAGCCCAACGGCGCAATGATTTAGCAAATGGCACATAAGGGTCCAGTTCACGCATCACATCGCCAGCAAACGAGTACACAAAGTTATGACCAGCTAACGCAGTGTCCCCTTTCTCGGCTGCTAGAGCGGCTAAACTGCGCTGATGTGCAGAGCGAGTACGCTCTTCAAAATCATCGAGGATAGTGAACAACTGCTCACTGGTCATCTTTTCGCCTTTGGCGACAGAGTAGTCGAAGAAGGTTTTAAAACCTAAAGAGCGAGCAAACTGGTTACGCAATTTAATCAGCTCAATAAAACCATTGTTTAGCGCCCATTGCTCCAAATCCAGCAAGGCCTGGTGGGCACTTTTACGTACTGATTCATGGTTGTTAGTTCGCACAGTTGAACCTAATGAGACCAGAGACGCTTCGACTGTCTCACCTTTCTCATTTTGATAGCTCATCGCGTAGGCTTTTTTCTTTTCAAACAGATCAGCTTCAAACTGAATCAGTTGATCTTTGAGTTCTTGAGCCTGCTCAGATTCAATGGCGTGCGCTTCAAACATCGCTAGCCAGCCTTTTAGCCCTTGAACGGTTTGCGCTTTTTCTGCTGCATCGCTGATATGTTCAGCTTGCGCTAATTGGTCACGAACGTCTTGAATTTGCTGGGCAGTGCTGAGGAATTTAGTCCACGCGGTTTGCGCTTTGGCTGAACCTTCATGGTCATCGCTGATGCCCATATAGGTTTCCCAGAAAAAATCTTCCTTGACGCGGTGAATGTTCAAATAACGGTGGTTAAGATCGTTAAGGTATTGGGTTGCAGTCATGACTATCCTTCTTTTTGTTTCCTTGTGGGCCTTGAACATCAAGGCCAAAACGACAATAACCGCTCAAAGAGCGGTTATGTGCTAAAGCATCATACTTTCTGGTTGAGCTTATCGCCAACCAAGGCCAAACGCCAACCTTGCATAATATCGGGCAGTTTGGCTGGATCGCGATCTTTTTTCCACACCCAACTCAAAAGCTGATTGAGTTGTTTTTTCGATGCGACGAATTCCGTGGCGAGCCCTTTACTTTCAGCCGCTGCTTTAACGATATCTTTCAATTGCTTAAACAGTTGCTTATAACCTGGATAATCCATCAAGGGCACAATCGCTTCAGGGTATTCTTCCGCTGGAATCGCAAGGGAAGTTTTGACAATCGCGGCCAATTTGGCACCATGGCGACGAATGGCATGAGGATCGATTCCTGCTTCTTCCATCGCTTTCGGTGTTCTTAAAAGCTCTTTCGCGATCAGCAGCATTTCGTTTTCACGCAGCACAAAGTTCAGCGCGAGATTACGTTTAATCGCCTCTTGGTGACGCCATGTGGCTAACGGTTTCAATGCGGCTAACTCTTTTGGCGTTAATTGCCACGCCCCTTTGACATCTAAGTAAGCATTTTCTGGATTGGCAACACGCGTACGTTTCATGCACTGTAAATGCGATTCTTGCCACGCTGCTTCTAACCAACCCGCTTGTTCAACCTTCACGCGCAACGCATCATAGATGGGCATTAAATAAAAGACATCGGCTGCTGCATAATCAAGCTGCTTTGATGTAAGTGGTCTAGCTAACCAATCGGTACGAGACTCGCTTTTATCCAATTCCACCCCAACGTATTCACTCACTAATGCAGCAAATCCCGTTGATAAACCGTAGCCCAAAAAGGCGGCCATGATTTGAGTGTCAACCATAGGTGTCGGTACACAACCAAATTCATTGAAGAACACTTCAATATCTTCACCGCAAGCGTGCAGCACTTTGAGCACAGCGGTATCTTGCAGTAACGCCACAAATGGCGTCATATCGGTAATGGCTAGAGGGTCGATCAATGAGGCATTTTCGCCATCAAACAGTTGGATTAAGCCCAATTGAGGGTAGTAAGTTCTGACTCGAACAAACTCCGTATCCAACATCACGACATCGGTCTCGCGCGCCACTTTGCAGATACGTTCTAATTCGCTATTGGTTGTTATTATCTGATATTTCACTCAAAGCTCACTTCTGTGAATTGGGGACTGGCACTGAAATAACAATGCCGGCGTCTTCTGCCGGCATTGTAACACTGTTTGCTCTGGATAACTGCTCTGACAGGCAGAGTGTACTCACCCAATCTCGATTAAGCGGATTTTTGCTGCTGCTCGTTCTCTTCACGCAGCACCCGACGCAAGATTTTACCTACGTTGGATTTAGGCAGCTCGCTACGAAATTCGACAATTTTCGGTACTTTGTAGCCGGTTAAATGTTCGCGACAGTGAGCAATCACCTCTTCTTTAGTCAAGCTTTTATCCCGAGCAACGATGTACACTTTGACCACTTCACCAGAAATTTCATGGGTTTGACCAATCGCAGCTACCTCAAGCACTTTATCATTGAGCGCGATGACATCTTCAATTTCATTTGGATAGACGTTAAAGCCCGAGACGAGAATCATGTCTTTCTTGCGATCCACGATGTACATCATCCCTTGATCGTCAAAGCGCACGATGTCTCCCGTCGATAGCCAGCCATCTTCGGTCAGCACTTCACGAGTGGCATCCGGTCGCATCCAATAACCTTGCATTACCTGTGGGCCACGCACTTGTAGCTCACCAACTTCATCGTGACCAACCACTTCACCTTGCTCATTGACAAGACGTGCTTCTGTTGACGGCACAGGCAAACCAATCGCACCAGAATAATCGGTCAGATCATAAGGATTACCTGCGACAAGAGGGGAACATTCGGTTAAACCGTACCCTTCCAGTAAATGGATTCCCGTGATCTTTTTCCATTTATCGGCCACCGCACGCTGCACCGCCATGCCGCCACCTACTGATAACTTCAAATGGCTAAAGTCCAAGGTATGGAAATCCATATTGGACACTAACGCATTGAAAAGCGTGTTAACGCCGGTAATGGCGGTCACATCATGTTTATCAAGTTCTTTGATAAAACCGGGAATGTCGCGCGGGTTGGTAATCAGCAAGTTTGCCCCGCCCATTTCAACAAACAGCAAGCAGTTCACCGACAGTGCAAAAACATGGTAGAGCGGCAACGCTG is a window of Vibrio porteresiae DSM 19223 DNA encoding:
- the minE gene encoding cell division topological specificity factor MinE, which codes for MSLLEFFRPPKKTTASLAKERLQIIVAERRSGSDPAPTYLPQLKEDILKVIAKYVAIDPEMVELTFDHKDDDISVLELNVKLPEEER
- the minD gene encoding septum site-determining protein MinD → MARIIVVTSGKGGVGKTTSSAAIASGLALKGKKTAVIDFDIGLRNLDLIMGCERRVVYDFVNVINGEATLNQALIKDKRNENLYILPASQTRDKDALTKDGVKRVLDQLDTMGFDFIICDSPAGIEQGALMALYFADEAIVTTNPEVSSVRDSDRILGILDSKSLRAEEGKEPVKQHLLLTRYNPARVNQGEMLSVNDVEEILHIPLLGVIPESQAVLNASNKGIPVIFDDESDAGQAYDDTVERLLGQEIEFRFLTEPKKGIFKRLFGG
- a CDS encoding M3 family metallopeptidase — protein: MTATQYLNDLNHRYLNIHRVKEDFFWETYMGISDDHEGSAKAQTAWTKFLSTAQQIQDVRDQLAQAEHISDAAEKAQTVQGLKGWLAMFEAHAIESEQAQELKDQLIQFEADLFEKKKAYAMSYQNEKGETVEASLVSLGSTVRTNNHESVRKSAHQALLDLEQWALNNGFIELIKLRNQFARSLGFKTFFDYSVAKGEKMTSEQLFTILDDFEERTRSAHQRSLAALAAEKGDTALAGHNFVYSFAGDVMRELDPYVPFAKSLRRWAESFGRLHIDYSGAELTLDLLDRKGKYPNGFCHGPIPSFYDQDQWVAAKVNFTSNAKPDQVGSGYDGINTLFHEGGHAAHFANVKLNAPCFSQEFAPTSMAYAETQSMFCDSLLTDADWLKTYALDVNGTPVPDEVIQAMIQSRQPFKAYEERSILVVPYFERALYQLSDDELTPERATALARECEQKILGLACSPRPLMAIPHLLSDESACAYHGYLLAHMAVYQTRAYFLQRFGYLTDNPEIGPLLAEHYWRRGNSLSHNDTIVALTGEGFNAKYLADTCNLSVAEAWQVQQKKIAALATREQSAPADLNATIRVVDGAKELASNVESMETMCDEFEQYIAEHYFS
- the fadD gene encoding long-chain-fatty-acid--CoA ligase FadD, whose translation is MDKPWLSRYPSDVPETIDPDQYQSLVEMFELSVRKFSDQPAFINMGTVMTFRKLEERSRAFAAYLQNELKLKKGDRVALMMPNLLQYPVALFGILRAGLVAVNVNPLYTPRELEHQLKDANIETIVIVSNFANTLEKIVAHTPVKHVILTSLGQMLPRAKGTIVDFVVKYVKHLVPKYHLPGAISMRQAIRKGRRLQYVKPYLSGDDIAFLQYTGGTTGVAKGAVLTHRNMVANVLQAKGAYGPVLREGRELVVTALPLYHVFALSVNCLLFVEMGGANLLITNPRDIPGFIKELDKHDVTAITGVNTLFNALVSNMDFHTLDFSHLKLSVGGGMAVQRAVADKWKKITGIHLLEGYGLTECSPLVAGNPYDLTDYSGAIGLPVPSTEARLVNEQGEVVGHDEVGELQVRGPQVMQGYWMRPDATREVLTEDGWLSTGDIVRFDDQGMMYIVDRKKDMILVSGFNVYPNEIEDVIALNDKVLEVAAIGQTHEISGEVVKVYIVARDKSLTKEEVIAHCREHLTGYKVPKIVEFRSELPKSNVGKILRRVLREENEQQQKSA
- the rnd gene encoding ribonuclease D, which gives rise to MKYQIITTNSELERICKVARETDVVMLDTEFVRVRTYYPQLGLIQLFDGENASLIDPLAITDMTPFVALLQDTAVLKVLHACGEDIEVFFNEFGCVPTPMVDTQIMAAFLGYGLSTGFAALVSEYVGVELDKSESRTDWLARPLTSKQLDYAAADVFYLMPIYDALRVKVEQAGWLEAAWQESHLQCMKRTRVANPENAYLDVKGAWQLTPKELAALKPLATWRHQEAIKRNLALNFVLRENEMLLIAKELLRTPKAMEEAGIDPHAIRRHGAKLAAIVKTSLAIPAEEYPEAIVPLMDYPGYKQLFKQLKDIVKAAAESKGLATEFVASKKQLNQLLSWVWKKDRDPAKLPDIMQGWRLALVGDKLNQKV